In the genome of Vanessa cardui chromosome 18, ilVanCard2.1, whole genome shotgun sequence, the window AATGTCAagtttcaaacaataaatatactattgaactattgttacattttacaattataataattttactttaattcccttaataataatgataacttAAATAGTCACTTCTAGATAAAACAAGGTTTACTGAATATTTCAACAtagcaatttaattattacgataTACAGTAAAAAATCAAGAATACAAATAAGTTTACAAGAGTAAAAATGTCAGAGAAGCAGAAAACGTATgtcaatatcatatttaaaataaacagaaaactttgttttgtttacaattaagtgGTAATTAAgtgtattgttaattttaaattaattaacacaatCTTATATTTTACAGGCTGGTTTGTGGCAATGTTAATGGAAACTTCAATACATTATTTTCCCGCGTTGACTCAATAGTTAAAAAATCTGGATCTTTCGAGCTACTTCTGTGTGTGGGAAACTTCTTTGGTTCAGATAATTCCCAATTAGATGCTTACCGTATGGGAACAAGAAAAGGTAAAACGAATATCTTGTAtcatatactaaaaatactcaaaattgAAATCTATATactaatagtttttataacacTAGGTAGTCTTTCTagctttattttacttttaaactaatattaaaattaagtgaaaagTTATAGCATTttgaatagaaaattaaatttaaattaattttttgtgtcatgaaataagaatataatttttttattgttatttacagtTCCTGTAACAACTTATGTGTTTGGTCCATCAAATAGTGAACATGTACCATACTACTGCGATGAGGGATCTGAAATAGTTCCAAATGTTATATACAtgggtatgtatatatttaaataattaggcACCTATTGTTAAAATCCACACTTTTCTTTTtccaatttataaacaaatatctaATTGTCTACCGTTCGTAAATCTGTAAAAATCAGCAATTCTTATTTTAGGCAGAAGAGGTATTTTTACTACAAGTTCTGATGtcaaaatagcctatttaacTGGCCTGTCTCGTCGGGAACTTGGTAAAGACATACAAAATTGCACATTTGAACCAAGTGACTGCAGTGCAGTCCGGGATGCTTGTTTTAGAGGGCAAAGTGAATACCGAGGTGTAGACATGTTGATTACCACACTCTGGCCGGCTGGAATACAACAAGATGAATGTCAAAAGGTAAAtgtgtacaatatataaatacattcttaGTAAAGAGTTTCTGTTTTTGTTGAAAATGCTATACACTTAATTACTTACACTTAATCTTGTCATGATAGAAATTGTTTTACtgttaagataatattataatacaattaaattacgtTGCTGTAACATTTGTTGTTAAATGTATATGGCAGCATATAGTACATCtgatattttttagaattaaaaaaaaaaaagttgaatgctactacatatattttgaatactattcaatgatttttatatgtGAATTGTACTACAGGCAGAAGTGGAGCCAGAGAGATTATCAGATTTAATATCTTGGCTATCCATCCACATTAAGCCAAGATATCACTTTGCACCGTCAGAGAAATATTTCGAAAGGCAACCCTATCGGTAAGTTACTTTGACACTatattatacagaaaaaaaaatcaaaaaaatattgaaataactttggtttccgtctcgcattttcaaatttgtaacgataagtattgtttaaatattggcaaatatccaatgtttcataattatcataaaataaaagaaaaacaatgatttaatttgatacttttatttaaataaatttttgaagttgcatttttgacaatttaaaaaaaaagttaaaaaatgtgataactcaaaaatggttcacttgtccgttatgcatatgggggttaaaaatattgttaatagtcacccttatcacctcctaacggatatacatCAAATTATCAGTAACCCTGTATTTTGTTAGACTACATTTGGAGATAACATTGAATATGCACAGGAGGTAGCTTTATTAAAacaccatatttatttatatatgtaagttaacgttttaaaatttcaacagAAATCAAAGTGTTCATCAAGACTACAAAGAGTGTGCAACAAGGTTTATTGCTTTAGCTCCTGTTGGAAACAAAATGAAAGAGAAGTGGATATATGCCTGTTCCCTTCAACCCATCACTAAGATGAGGATGACGGACCTCCTACAAAGCACGACAGACGAAACTGCATGTCCATATAATCCTGATTTATTGAATCAACATCAGCCAGGGAAAGTTGTTAAGGTATGTGAGGTTTATATATTGTTGGACGGACATGACATTCAATTCCAAAAGGTACTAATGTACCATCTGgataatttgtttgaaaatcaTAGAGAtgacatttttgaaattatattattcctGTTATACTTTCTAGGTATCCGGAAATGGTCAGTTCTTCTTCAATATGGACGCTCCAGATGACAACCACGGGAAGAGGAAAAGAAAAGATGGCGACAATCCAGAACGAAAAAGAAAAGAATTAGATCCAGGtttggtatattattttatataaaaaaaacagggTCTAGAAAGTTTTTTAGAAATTGTAAAAGGGTCGGGTACAGAATCACGGTGTACATAAATATTGTTTCCCTTTAGAAATATTTCCTATCATCCTCGCAGAGGCTACTTAGTTATATAATGGTTtaacatatgaataaatattttattatgtctatATATTTCCAGATACATGCTGGTTCTGCTTGTCGTCTCCAACGGTGGAGAAACACTTGGTGATCAGTGTGGGCAGCCACTGCTACCTCGCGCTGCCAAAGGGTCCACTCACACCCTTCCATGTGCTCATACTGCCCATTGCGCACCATCAATCCGTAACCAAGGTAATacatagttaattaaatttaatttttacttggtggtagggctttgtgctagcccgtctgggtaggtaccacccactcatcagttattctaccgccaaataacagtactcagtactgttgtgtttcggttacaggcacaagggacataccatcttagttcccaaggctagtgacacattgactatgtaaggaatagttaatttttcttacaacgtcattgtctatgggtgatggtgaccacttaccatcaggtggcccaaatgctcgtccgccaacctataacataaaaagaaaaaaaaaagaaataattactaTACTATATGACTAAGGCACCACATAGTGCTTCAAGtcttataattcaattatcatgattaaatatttaaagacatTTTAACATATGTAAGAAATTTCGTTAAGGTAAAATTTgcgttgtaaaattttaataactagcTTAGTTATCTACAGATCCTGAATTAATATTCGGAGGATTCAAACCTCAGGTTGGTTTATTTTTCAAGAAATTATCAGTAACTGTTTGTCTGATGTTTATAATTTGGCAATCTTTATATTTCTGTCTCAACAAGCATGTAAAGTTGTAAAGCCGTGTTTCTATAAAGAAAGTTGTACAGTAGGACATGATcccttttaaatgttgaataatggcattattataatttgatggCATTTTATCAactaactagctgtgcccgcgaccttgtacgccattgaatataacaaaaaataataattattgtagcctaagttattacctattatatcagttatctgtcagtgaaagtcccgtcaaaatcggtccagccgttccagagattagccggaacaaatagacagacagacataccgaccaatatgcatttagtaaaaaagggctattttaatattacaaacagacactccaatataatatgtatagataaattaagttactaaaactatatttaagattttaaattaacatggttatttttattattaaagttattaatttcgggatttttaccatgttttttatttttgttcggtggagctcgatataaatttaactagtgacaatggtaggggtgaaagtgacaatagtagtggtgaccggtgtttacgtagcaaacATTCGAGAAAGTAgggtagttcgatacggacacttctaacattatcaacatctacccgcaatattcagtctcgtgaacaagacattcgtagacaatgtcgaaatatcgagctacaccgaacaaaaataaaaaacatggtaaatatcccgaaatgaatgactttaataaaacttttttatttcttttttattttacttttcaaatataataacattaacaaattTACACAAAATCGCCAAACTGGTCGACAGTTTGTTGGCGAAAGAGGCGCTCTTACTTAAAatctatgttattatataactataacatttatgtaccgcttatttttaagtttacttatttctatataacattctatataacaaatataataataatgtatatgtacacacacacacacatactcaCTCTCACGCACATATACATTcacacaattaattttttttgatacattttatatacttatactttttatacacagatatatacacacatacacacacacatacatatatgcacatgcacacatatatatgtgcgCACAtgcatacacacatatacacacacatacacatacataatatttatataaagtttttcaaatatctgttttactttaaattttatatatatatttgttctgACAGGCTCCGGATGAAGTTGTCGATGAGATAGACAAATTCAAAGAGACACTGAAGAAGTTCTACGCGTCGATGGACAAGCTTGTCGTGTTCTTCGAGCGGAACTACCGCACGCCGCACATGCAGATACAGTGCGTGCCCGTGCCGCCCGCCTGCAGCGACCAGATACTCGAAGTCTTCCAGGTGACTAACGATGTGGATTAATTTGGAACAAGCCAATTGAGGCattcagggccgtatttaggggagggcatccggggcaactgccctggggcctccacatgagagagggcctccacatgagagggggcctccacatgagaggggattccacatgagagggggcctccacatgagagggggcctccacatgagagggggcctccacatgagaggggaggccacagttttcagcaagttaacaaatactgagatatagtcaaattataataatgttactatttaatattttaaaagttaccgatacaaatacgaaacaattcatagcttactgattgaaataaaaaaaactaattaattcataataatataattattagggtgttcacgcttctgtttgacTAGgaccctcactgctttgtggccccggggcctccacacctttaaatccgactctggagGCAGTCAATATCTACTATACACCAGCATTATAAATAAGAGATTTATTTGCTCATTTTTCTGGTGGCTAGCTTTTGACACTGCACGTCCGGAGAAATATAGCAATAGGCTAGTtggctggtttttaaaatccattttatattatttaatagaagttaaggagcccagtaaaagttgtgttttttatttctagtacatatttgccgaaaaatatcatattaaaaattccatatttaaatagcgcgcaaaaacgctacttggacaatatggcgctgcgatggggtcggtgacgtcactttcctgtattttaatctgtggtacatatagtagaaaagcaaggtttacaagaaagtgatttcatcataagcccggccaatcaggagcgttttgtgtcacgtgacgtTTCGATCTCAGTATCCATTATAATGACCGCCTCGTTTGTCAAGGGGCTAGATATAATATCGATTCTCGAGGCCCTGGTTTCAAACCCTAGGGCGGCTGGATCTATAGAATTTCACATTAACAGCCTGGAGTCAGCTAGCTGGTTGCCTGTACACTCTCGTGCCCCGGGAAGCGCGTAAATCCATTGGTCTTgcgtttgaattatttttggtgGCTTTGCCGTTTCATCATATGTGTATGTGAAGGAGTATTTGCGCACCTAGGTCAGCGCACTTAATAGCGCTATAATATGTTGGCTGGTCTCCGTTGATTGGCCGCCCTGACTCTGTCAGGGTGACGTCACCGTGACTGGTCTCCGTTGATTGGCCGCCCTGGTCCAAATCGGTCAGGGTGACGTCACCGTGACTGGTCTCCGTTGATTGGCCGCCCTGACTCGGTCAGGGAGACGTCACCGTGACTGGTCTCCGTTGATTGGCCGCCCTGACCCAAATCGGTCAGGGTGACGTCACCGTGACTGGTCTCCGTTGATTGGCCGCCCTGACCCAAATCGGTCAGGGTGACGTCACCGTGGCTGGTCTCCGTTGATTGGCCGCCCTGGTCCAAATCGGTCAGGGTGACGTCACCATGACATCATGCCCCGGCAGGACGAGGCGGGCTTGCACAGCGTGTCGCTGGAGACGCTGCCGCCGTACACGCGCGTGTCGCAGGTGGCGCTGGCGGGCGCGCCCTACTTCCACGCCGAGCTGCCGACCGGCGACCAGCTTTACGCGCGAACCCGCCAGCACTTCCCGCTGCAGTTCGGCAGGTGCGTCTCCTAATGTTAACCCCCCCCCCATTTCACATATAACACGGCaataaactcaaataactttattcaatatagaagcattacactttcttattgatggtcaattgaaacactaccaccggttcggaaagaaaataccccgACCTGAgcagaaccggcgaaagaaactcagcgggtttttttttggtttgttttatgtattatataaataaacaatttaatatgagataaaatagccaggaggcgatcgtttcattcccaatgtgtgctatcgatcataaactcattaattgtataataaccttttgcacacaagcgtttcttaatatttttttttaatttggcaataaAACTGTTGGGCTCGCTACTGGCACGTAACAAAATTATTCTTTCTATTTTTACGCCACTGATtacgttctgagccgaggtgcgatctcataggacaccctcaggacgaacgtCACTAGCTTGTAAGGGCGTAAATACATGGCTAAGTCTTGTAATCGCCCCAACGAACGGTGACGCTTTAAAGGCCAGTACATATACATTGGAGCAACAGCACTACttcacatatataaaaaaaaatatctcgaaACGTTCCTTATGCAACCCAGATTCTATGACATTAAACATTTTCTTTAGACTTAATGTTAACACATAGATTTCCTTTTCAGGGACGTGTTATCCAGTCCTCCGATATTAAATTGCGAGGACAAGGCTGACTGGAGGCAGTGCCTGCTGAGTCGCGAGGAAGAAGACTCGCTTGTAGCTGTGTTTAGGGAGAAGTTTAAACCATTCGACTTCACAGCGGACACCAGTGACAGTGATAGTGACTAAAATGAAtcaactgtaaaataaaaatcatcgaaatagtactttaaaaaggttttaatgtaattaaaataatttatgaaaataaatcattcGATTCTTGTGACAGTTTTATTAAGTGTAATTAACcaagtttcaattaaatttcacaAAGGATATAGTATGACAGTCACAGATAATCAAAATCAGTTACTATCCAAcaagtattttaaaagaatttgaAATCGAGTTCTAATTT includes:
- the LOC124537167 gene encoding CWF19-like protein 1, giving the protein MSEKQKTLVCGNVNGNFNTLFSRVDSIVKKSGSFELLLCVGNFFGSDNSQLDAYRMGTRKVPVTTYVFGPSNSEHVPYYCDEGSEIVPNVIYMGRRGIFTTSSDVKIAYLTGLSRRELGKDIQNCTFEPSDCSAVRDACFRGQSEYRGVDMLITTLWPAGIQQDECQKAEVEPERLSDLISWLSIHIKPRYHFAPSEKYFERQPYRNQSVHQDYKECATRFIALAPVGNKMKEKWIYACSLQPITKMRMTDLLQSTTDETACPYNPDLLNQHQPGKVVKVSGNGQFFFNMDAPDDNHGKRKRKDGDNPERKRKELDPDTCWFCLSSPTVEKHLVISVGSHCYLALPKGPLTPFHVLILPIAHHQSVTKAPDEVVDEIDKFKETLKKFYASMDKLVVFFERNYRTPHMQIQCVPVPPACSDQILEVFQDEAGLHSVSLETLPPYTRVSQVALAGAPYFHAELPTGDQLYARTRQHFPLQFGRDVLSSPPILNCEDKADWRQCLLSREEEDSLVAVFREKFKPFDFTADTSDSDSD